One Sinorhizobium sp. BG8 DNA window includes the following coding sequences:
- a CDS encoding ATP-binding cassette domain-containing protein: MKAPLLDVSNVTMRFGGIVANRNVSFSVERGAVTALIGPNGAGKTTMFNCITGFYRASEGRIVLNGREGPQDIGALMTKPITGGSHLVTRAGIARTFQNIRLFKEMSVIENLLVAQHRVTANDLLSGVFRTPAFRRAEREAVDRAYHWLREMNLAEDANRLAGELPYGRQRRLEIARAMCTGPELICLDEPAAGLNPSETQELSAVIQRLCSEYGQTVLVIEHDMGLVMRISQHIVVLDHGEVISDGTPEHVANDPAVIAAYLGISEEEAET, from the coding sequence ATGAAGGCGCCCCTCCTGGATGTCAGCAACGTGACGATGCGCTTCGGCGGCATCGTCGCCAACCGCAATGTCAGCTTCTCGGTCGAGCGGGGTGCAGTGACAGCTCTTATCGGCCCGAACGGCGCCGGCAAGACAACGATGTTCAACTGCATCACCGGCTTTTACCGCGCAAGCGAAGGCCGGATCGTCCTGAATGGGCGCGAGGGTCCGCAGGACATCGGCGCACTGATGACGAAACCCATTACCGGCGGCTCGCATCTCGTCACGCGCGCCGGCATCGCACGAACTTTCCAGAACATCCGTCTCTTTAAGGAAATGTCCGTCATCGAGAACCTGCTGGTCGCCCAGCACCGCGTCACCGCCAACGATCTCCTGAGCGGCGTCTTCCGCACCCCGGCCTTCCGCAGAGCCGAGCGCGAGGCCGTCGACCGGGCATACCATTGGCTGCGCGAGATGAACCTTGCCGAAGATGCCAACCGGCTTGCGGGGGAACTGCCCTATGGCCGCCAGAGGCGGCTCGAAATCGCTCGCGCCATGTGCACCGGCCCTGAACTCATCTGCCTCGACGAACCAGCGGCCGGCCTCAACCCGTCGGAGACGCAGGAACTCTCCGCGGTCATCCAGCGGCTCTGCAGCGAATACGGACAGACGGTCCTCGTCATCGAGCACGACATGGGCCTGGTCATGCGCATCTCCCAGCACATCGTCGTGCTCGACCATGGCGAGGTGATTTCCGACGGAACACCCGAGCATGTGGCGAACGATCCCGCCGTCATCGCCGCTTACCTGGGTATCAGCGAAGAGGAGGCAGAGACATGA
- a CDS encoding ABC transporter ATP-binding protein: MSEAKTPLLEFSGVRAYYGPVEALKDVSVHISKGEVVSLIGANGAGKTTLLSSIFGAPRASSGKILHKGEDISRLPTNRISRRGIALVPEGRQIYQEMSVEENMMMGTTPIGMDHFDEDRNAMFDLFPRLRERRNQTAGTMSGGEQQMLAIARAMMARPELILFDEPSLGLAPLVVKRVFEVLREIAAMGKTIFLVEQNANHALKLSQRAYVMVNGRIHLSGESAALLDNEDVRKAYLGQH; encoded by the coding sequence ATGAGCGAAGCAAAGACTCCGCTGCTCGAATTTTCCGGCGTGCGCGCCTATTACGGCCCGGTAGAGGCTCTGAAGGACGTGAGCGTCCATATCTCGAAAGGCGAGGTCGTCAGCCTGATCGGCGCGAACGGCGCGGGCAAGACCACCTTGCTGTCCTCGATCTTCGGCGCGCCCCGCGCTTCGTCCGGCAAGATCCTGCACAAGGGCGAGGACATTTCGCGTCTGCCGACCAACCGGATTTCCCGCCGTGGCATCGCGCTCGTGCCGGAGGGTCGGCAGATCTACCAGGAGATGAGCGTCGAGGAGAACATGATGATGGGCACCACGCCGATCGGCATGGATCACTTCGACGAAGACCGGAATGCCATGTTCGACCTCTTCCCGCGCCTGAGGGAACGCCGCAACCAGACAGCCGGCACCATGTCCGGCGGCGAACAGCAGATGCTTGCCATTGCGCGCGCCATGATGGCACGCCCGGAACTCATCCTGTTTGACGAGCCTTCGCTCGGGCTCGCGCCCCTCGTCGTCAAGCGCGTCTTCGAGGTGCTGAGAGAGATTGCGGCGATGGGCAAGACCATCTTCCTCGTCGAACAGAACGCCAACCATGCGCTGAAACTCTCGCAGCGCGCCTATGTCATGGTCAACGGCCGCATCCACCTTTCCGGCGAAAGCGCCGCCCTTCTCGATAACGAAGACGTCCGCAAAGCCTATCTCGGCCAGCACTGA
- a CDS encoding aldehyde dehydrogenase family protein, translated as MLHKNLIAGEWVTGDASANINPSNTNDVVGEYARGSVEDTKAAIAAAKAALPAWSRSPILERHALLKKTGDEILARKDELGRLLAREEGKTLPEAIGEVTRAAQIFDFFAGEVLRLSGEVLPSVRPGIGVEITREPVGVVGIITPWNFPIAIPAWKIAPALAYGNTVVLKPADLVPASAWALVDILHRAGAPAGVVNLVMGRGSIVGQTLLDSSDVHALTFTGSVGTGKRVALTSLEHNRKFQLEMGGKNPFVVLDDADLSVAVEAAANSSFFSTGQRCTASSRLIVTEGIHDRFVTALTERLKGLIVDDAMKSGTHIGPVVDESQLKQDVDYIGIGRSEGAKLTFGGERLQRETPGFYFEPALFTEATNDMRIAREEIFGPVAAVIRVRDYEEALAVANDTSFGLSSGIATTSLKHATHFKRNSEAGMVMVNLPTAGVDFHVPFGGRKGSSYGPREQGRYAAEFYTTVKTAYTLA; from the coding sequence ATGCTCCACAAGAACCTGATTGCCGGCGAATGGGTGACCGGTGACGCCTCGGCGAACATCAACCCGTCCAACACCAACGACGTTGTCGGCGAATATGCCCGCGGCAGCGTCGAGGACACGAAGGCCGCTATCGCTGCCGCGAAGGCAGCGCTGCCCGCCTGGTCGCGATCACCGATCCTCGAGCGCCACGCGCTTCTGAAGAAGACCGGCGACGAAATCCTCGCCCGGAAGGACGAACTCGGCCGATTGCTCGCCCGCGAGGAGGGCAAGACGCTACCCGAGGCGATAGGCGAGGTGACGCGCGCAGCCCAGATCTTCGATTTCTTCGCCGGTGAGGTGCTGCGCCTCTCGGGCGAGGTCCTGCCCTCCGTGCGCCCTGGAATAGGTGTCGAAATCACCCGCGAGCCGGTCGGCGTCGTCGGCATCATCACGCCATGGAACTTCCCCATTGCCATACCTGCCTGGAAGATCGCGCCTGCGCTCGCCTACGGCAACACGGTCGTCCTGAAACCCGCCGATCTCGTACCGGCCTCCGCCTGGGCGCTCGTCGATATCCTCCACCGCGCCGGCGCGCCGGCCGGTGTCGTCAACCTTGTCATGGGCCGCGGCAGTATCGTTGGCCAGACCTTGCTCGATAGTTCCGATGTTCACGCCCTCACCTTCACCGGTTCAGTCGGCACGGGCAAACGCGTCGCACTCACCTCCCTAGAGCACAACCGTAAATTCCAGCTCGAAATGGGCGGCAAGAACCCCTTTGTCGTGCTTGACGACGCCGACCTTTCCGTCGCCGTCGAGGCGGCCGCCAATTCGTCCTTTTTCTCGACCGGCCAGCGCTGCACCGCCTCCTCGCGCCTGATCGTGACCGAGGGCATCCATGACCGCTTCGTAACCGCGCTGACGGAACGCCTCAAGGGCCTGATCGTCGACGACGCCATGAAAAGCGGTACCCACATCGGCCCTGTGGTCGACGAAAGCCAGCTGAAGCAGGACGTAGACTACATCGGCATTGGCCGTTCGGAGGGGGCGAAACTCACCTTCGGCGGCGAGCGGCTGCAGCGGGAAACCCCTGGCTTCTACTTTGAACCTGCCCTCTTCACGGAGGCGACGAACGACATGCGCATCGCCCGCGAGGAAATCTTCGGTCCCGTTGCCGCCGTCATCCGCGTCAGGGACTACGAGGAAGCGCTGGCTGTGGCCAACGACACGAGCTTCGGGCTCTCCTCCGGCATCGCCACGACGAGCCTTAAGCACGCCACGCATTTCAAACGCAATTCGGAAGCGGGCATGGTCATGGTCAACCTGCCGACGGCCGGCGTCGATTTCCACGTTCCCTTCGGCGGCCGCAAGGGTTCGTCCTACGGCCCGCGCGAACAGGGCCGTTACGCCGCCGAATTCTACACCACCGTCAAAACCGCCTATACGCTCGCCTGA
- a CDS encoding electron transfer flavoprotein subunit beta/FixA family protein, which produces MKLLVPIKRVVDYNVKIRVKADGTGVELANVKMSMNPFDEISVEEALRLKEAGKAEEVVVVSIGPAKAEETLRTALAMGADRAILVETEDQVEPLAVAKILKGVAEAEQPGLIIVGKQAIDDDSNQTGQMLSALLGWAQGTFASKVEIGEGKAKVTREVDGGLQTIEVTLPAVVTTDLRLNEPRYASLPNIMKAKKKPLDKKSPGDFGVDTRPRLKVLKTEEPGGRKAGVKVKSVAELVAKLKTEAGVL; this is translated from the coding sequence ATGAAACTGCTTGTCCCCATCAAACGTGTCGTTGACTACAACGTGAAGATCCGCGTGAAGGCGGATGGCACGGGTGTCGAGCTTGCGAATGTGAAGATGTCGATGAATCCGTTCGACGAGATCTCCGTGGAAGAGGCGCTGCGTCTGAAGGAAGCCGGCAAGGCGGAGGAGGTCGTGGTGGTGTCGATCGGTCCCGCCAAGGCCGAGGAGACGCTGAGGACGGCACTCGCCATGGGAGCCGACCGGGCGATCCTGGTCGAGACCGAGGATCAGGTCGAGCCGCTCGCCGTCGCCAAGATCCTCAAGGGCGTGGCCGAGGCCGAACAGCCGGGGCTGATCATCGTCGGCAAGCAGGCGATCGATGACGACTCGAACCAGACCGGCCAGATGCTGTCGGCGCTGCTCGGCTGGGCGCAGGGGACGTTTGCCTCGAAGGTCGAGATCGGCGAGGGCAAGGCAAAGGTTACCCGTGAGGTCGACGGCGGCCTGCAGACGATCGAAGTGACGCTGCCGGCGGTGGTGACGACGGACCTTCGGCTCAACGAGCCGCGCTACGCCTCGCTGCCGAACATCATGAAGGCGAAGAAGAAGCCGCTCGACAAGAAGAGCCCGGGCGATTTCGGCGTCGACACGCGCCCGCGGCTGAAGGTGCTGAAGACCGAGGAGCCGGGCGGCCGCAAGGCCGGCGTCAAGGTGAAGTCGGTCGCCGAGCTCGTCGCGAAGCTGAAGACCGAAGCCGGCGTGCTTTGA
- a CDS encoding electron transfer flavoprotein subunit alpha/FixB family protein, with translation MAILLLADHDKNHLSDQTAKALTAATQIGGAVHVLVAGSGAGAVGEQAARLSGVAKVLVADDASLANNLAEPLAALIVSLSGSYDTILAAATSVGKNVLPRVAALLDVAQVSEIIEVVSSDTFKRPIYAGNAIQTVQATDAKKVITVRTASFAAAADGGSAAVETVSAGANPGLSSFVGDALSSSDRPELTSAKIIISGGRALGSSEKFKEVILPVADKLGAAVGASRAAVDAGYAPNDWQVGQTGKVVAPELYIACGISGAIQHLAGMKDSKVIVAINKDEEAPIFQVADYGLVADLFDVLPEFERTV, from the coding sequence ATGGCCATTCTTCTTCTGGCTGACCACGACAAGAACCACCTTTCCGACCAGACGGCCAAGGCGCTGACGGCGGCAACGCAGATCGGCGGCGCGGTGCATGTGCTGGTTGCCGGCTCCGGTGCCGGGGCGGTTGGCGAACAGGCGGCAAGGCTGTCGGGCGTCGCCAAGGTGCTCGTCGCCGACGACGCCAGCCTCGCCAACAACCTGGCCGAACCGCTGGCGGCCCTGATCGTCTCGCTGTCGGGTTCCTATGACACGATCCTTGCGGCCGCCACCTCGGTCGGCAAGAACGTGCTGCCGCGGGTCGCGGCCCTTCTCGACGTCGCGCAGGTGTCTGAGATCATCGAGGTGGTCTCGTCCGACACGTTCAAGCGGCCGATCTATGCCGGCAACGCCATCCAGACGGTGCAGGCGACCGATGCGAAGAAGGTGATCACCGTGCGCACGGCAAGCTTTGCCGCAGCGGCGGACGGCGGCTCGGCTGCGGTCGAGACGGTTTCGGCCGGCGCAAACCCGGGCCTTTCCAGCTTCGTCGGCGATGCGCTGTCGTCGTCGGACCGTCCGGAGCTGACGTCGGCGAAGATCATCATCTCGGGCGGCCGGGCGCTCGGCTCGTCGGAGAAGTTCAAGGAGGTGATCCTGCCGGTCGCCGACAAGCTCGGGGCCGCCGTCGGTGCGTCGCGCGCCGCCGTCGATGCCGGCTATGCGCCGAACGACTGGCAGGTCGGCCAGACCGGCAAGGTGGTCGCGCCCGAACTCTACATCGCCTGCGGCATCTCCGGCGCCATCCAGCATCTGGCCGGCATGAAGGATTCGAAGGTCATCGTCGCCATCAACAAGGACGAGGAAGCGCCGATCTTCCAGGTCGCAGACTACGGCCTCGTCGCAGACCTCTTCGACGTCCTGCCGGAGTTTGAACGAACCGTCTAG
- a CDS encoding branched-chain amino acid ABC transporter substrate-binding protein, with translation MKNILIIGTVVGLLAGTAARAEDLTFAVAGPMTGPLATIGDQFKQGAQAAADAINAKGGVLGRQVKLQFEDDQCDPKQAVSVANRIVANGIQFVDGHACSGSSIPASAVYAESGTLMMSPASSNPLLTDDAASQGWMNIMRLYTRDDAQGAFIGPWIAKQYAGKNVAILHDKSAYGQGIANAVRASINENNLKEIMFEGINAGEKDYNALVTKLKDAKADVVYFGGYHPEAGLILRQAAEQNYKFQLIMPDSIASPEFWQVAGPAGEGTMFVFPSDPQSKPEAKDAVAKIETGGFKPEGFTLFSYAVIQAFAQGIERAGSDDPIKVAEALKNGQSIDTVVGTVTFDEKGDLKNASYDINRWSDGKYAPIAQ, from the coding sequence ATGAAAAACATCTTGATCATAGGCACGGTCGTCGGCCTGCTCGCGGGCACTGCGGCGCGCGCAGAAGATCTGACGTTCGCGGTCGCGGGGCCGATGACGGGCCCGCTCGCCACAATCGGCGATCAGTTCAAGCAGGGCGCACAGGCGGCCGCCGACGCGATCAACGCCAAGGGCGGCGTGCTCGGGCGACAGGTCAAGCTCCAGTTCGAAGACGACCAGTGCGATCCGAAGCAGGCCGTCTCTGTGGCCAACCGTATCGTCGCGAACGGGATCCAGTTTGTCGACGGGCACGCCTGCTCGGGTTCCAGCATTCCCGCCTCGGCGGTCTATGCCGAAAGCGGTACGCTGATGATGAGCCCCGCCTCGTCAAACCCGTTGCTGACGGACGACGCGGCTTCCCAGGGCTGGATGAACATCATGCGCCTCTACACCCGTGACGATGCGCAGGGCGCCTTCATCGGCCCCTGGATCGCCAAGCAATATGCGGGCAAGAACGTTGCGATCCTGCACGACAAATCCGCCTATGGCCAAGGCATCGCCAATGCCGTGCGGGCGTCGATCAACGAGAACAATCTCAAGGAGATTATGTTTGAAGGGATCAATGCTGGCGAAAAGGACTACAACGCGCTGGTGACGAAGCTGAAGGATGCCAAGGCCGACGTCGTCTATTTCGGCGGCTATCATCCTGAGGCCGGCCTGATCTTGCGCCAGGCCGCCGAGCAGAACTACAAGTTCCAGCTGATCATGCCCGACTCCATCGCTTCACCGGAATTCTGGCAGGTGGCGGGCCCGGCCGGGGAAGGCACCATGTTCGTGTTCCCCTCCGATCCGCAGTCCAAGCCCGAGGCGAAGGACGCCGTTGCCAAGATCGAGACCGGCGGTTTCAAGCCGGAGGGCTTCACGCTCTTTTCCTACGCGGTGATACAGGCTTTTGCCCAGGGCATCGAGCGTGCCGGCTCCGATGATCCCATCAAGGTTGCCGAGGCCCTGAAGAACGGCCAGTCGATCGACACAGTCGTTGGCACCGTCACCTTCGACGAGAAGGGCGACCTGAAAAACGCCAGCTACGACATCAACCGCTGGAGCGACGGCAAGTACGCTCCCATAGCCCAGTAA
- a CDS encoding 2Fe-2S iron-sulfur cluster-binding protein has product MTAWRTDNGAAIDRARPLRFIFDGRTVEGFAGDTVASALLAGGVQVVGRSFKYHRPRGLWGAGSEEPNALVDIAGGMPNTRATQILAEDGMVVRSVNAVPSAEKDSRAFIDAFSRFIPAAFYYKTFMFPDWHVFEPRIRQMAGLGTLDETVTRPGFAEQINHHCDVLVVGAGPAGLLAARSAVRAGRRVVLCDDGWQVGGSLLYRAAAVAGKSGAEWAEDVAAELKRAGALLLTGTTAFGIYDHRLVGLNQRGTAGTPDRLWRVRAKSIVLATGAIERPLPFGNNDLPGIMSAEAALVYLRRFGVAVGRKVVVATNNGLAFETAEALKAAGSEVTVVDYRADSPAPAALKVLKGLSITSASGRNAVRAVRLSDGSVLEADAVVASGGFTPTVHLYCQGQGKLVWHEDILAFVPGRPVDGIEVVGAASGNFALPPELAESAGIDLGIVAAWPKPRTKERVWIDLQNDVTAKDVELAVRENFVSVEHVKRYTTLGMATDQGKTSNVNGLALMAELTGRRIPEVGTTTYRPPFTPVPLASFAGARSGTLMNPLRRLPLEKVHRAEGAVLREYGGWLRPAFYGAGTPDERIQAEAKAARTGVALFDGTPLGKIEVIGPDAAAFVDFIYYNTMSTLAPGRCRYGLILTEAGNIYDDGVLVRLDENRFIVSCSSSHVAGVHALLEEWRQDRFDRGRVFIHNATAEMATLTITGPGSRALMEEIGLGVPLDDATLPHMGVVSGVFEGANVRIARVSFTGERSYEISVPADHAGALWSRVRREGEAFGATLLGVEALMILRAEKGYIVIGKDTDGMSRPMDFGLTAPLERKKVEFIGRRSLVTEDAARADRRQFVGLEAVDDKGILPTGAHGIERSAGGVRSTGYVTSSYFSPALQKPIALGLIERGLSRISDVIELQHLRELRRARIVSPGVFDVEGGRLHA; this is encoded by the coding sequence ATGACGGCATGGCGCACTGACAACGGCGCGGCCATCGACAGGGCACGGCCGTTGCGCTTCATCTTCGACGGGCGGACCGTCGAGGGCTTTGCGGGCGATACGGTCGCGTCGGCGCTGCTGGCAGGCGGTGTCCAGGTCGTCGGGCGCAGTTTCAAGTATCACCGTCCACGCGGTCTATGGGGCGCGGGTTCCGAGGAGCCGAACGCACTTGTCGACATCGCGGGCGGCATGCCGAACACGCGCGCCACGCAGATCCTTGCCGAGGATGGCATGGTCGTGCGCAGCGTGAATGCTGTGCCGAGTGCCGAGAAGGATAGCCGGGCGTTCATTGATGCCTTCTCGCGGTTTATCCCGGCTGCCTTCTACTACAAGACCTTCATGTTCCCCGACTGGCACGTGTTCGAGCCACGGATCCGGCAAATGGCAGGTCTCGGGACGCTCGACGAAACGGTGACCCGTCCGGGATTTGCCGAACAGATCAACCATCATTGCGACGTGCTGGTGGTCGGCGCTGGACCTGCGGGCCTTCTTGCTGCGAGGTCTGCGGTTCGCGCCGGGCGGCGTGTCGTGCTCTGCGATGACGGATGGCAGGTCGGTGGAAGCCTGCTCTACCGCGCTGCTGCCGTCGCAGGAAAATCCGGCGCGGAGTGGGCCGAGGACGTCGCTGCGGAACTGAAGCGGGCCGGTGCGCTGCTGCTGACCGGCACGACGGCCTTCGGCATCTACGATCATCGCCTCGTCGGCCTGAATCAACGGGGTACGGCTGGCACGCCGGACAGGCTTTGGCGTGTTCGCGCAAAGTCGATCGTGCTGGCCACGGGCGCGATCGAACGGCCGCTGCCCTTCGGCAACAATGACCTGCCTGGCATCATGTCCGCAGAGGCTGCACTCGTCTATCTCCGTCGGTTCGGCGTCGCCGTCGGGCGCAAGGTCGTGGTGGCGACCAACAACGGCCTTGCCTTTGAGACGGCGGAAGCGTTGAAGGCGGCCGGTAGCGAAGTCACGGTCGTGGACTATCGCGCGGACAGCCCGGCGCCTGCGGCGCTCAAGGTGCTGAAGGGGCTATCGATCACGTCCGCCAGCGGCCGGAACGCTGTTCGTGCCGTTCGCCTTTCCGACGGCAGCGTGCTGGAGGCGGATGCGGTGGTCGCTTCCGGGGGATTCACCCCGACCGTGCATCTCTATTGCCAGGGCCAGGGCAAGCTCGTCTGGCACGAGGACATCCTCGCTTTCGTGCCCGGCCGGCCGGTCGACGGCATCGAGGTGGTGGGTGCCGCAAGCGGCAACTTCGCTCTTCCACCGGAGCTTGCCGAAAGCGCAGGGATTGATCTCGGTATCGTCGCGGCCTGGCCAAAGCCGCGGACGAAGGAGAGGGTCTGGATCGATCTTCAAAACGACGTCACGGCCAAGGACGTGGAACTTGCCGTGCGGGAAAACTTCGTGTCCGTCGAGCATGTGAAGCGTTACACCACGCTCGGCATGGCGACCGACCAGGGCAAGACATCCAACGTCAACGGATTGGCCCTGATGGCCGAACTGACCGGCCGGCGCATTCCCGAGGTGGGCACGACGACGTATCGTCCGCCATTCACGCCGGTCCCGCTTGCCTCCTTCGCAGGCGCCCGCTCCGGCACGCTAATGAATCCGCTTCGCCGCTTGCCGCTCGAGAAAGTGCATCGTGCCGAAGGAGCTGTGTTGCGGGAATATGGCGGATGGCTGCGGCCGGCCTTCTACGGTGCGGGAACGCCGGATGAGCGGATTCAGGCTGAGGCGAAGGCCGCGCGCACGGGCGTCGCGCTTTTCGACGGTACGCCACTCGGCAAGATCGAGGTCATCGGGCCGGATGCCGCAGCGTTTGTCGACTTCATCTACTACAACACCATGTCGACGCTTGCGCCCGGCCGCTGCCGCTACGGCCTCATTCTCACGGAGGCGGGTAACATCTACGACGACGGCGTGTTGGTCCGGCTGGACGAAAACCGCTTCATCGTCTCCTGCTCCTCCTCGCATGTGGCGGGCGTGCATGCCCTCCTCGAGGAATGGCGGCAGGACCGTTTCGACCGGGGGCGCGTGTTCATCCACAATGCGACCGCCGAGATGGCGACGCTGACGATCACCGGTCCAGGATCGCGGGCGCTCATGGAGGAGATCGGTCTCGGTGTGCCGCTCGACGACGCGACCCTGCCGCACATGGGCGTCGTTTCCGGTGTCTTCGAGGGAGCAAACGTCCGGATCGCCCGGGTGAGCTTTACCGGCGAGCGCTCCTACGAGATCTCCGTGCCGGCCGACCACGCCGGCGCATTGTGGTCGCGCGTGCGGCGGGAGGGAGAGGCGTTCGGAGCGACGCTGCTCGGCGTCGAGGCCCTGATGATCCTGCGCGCGGAGAAGGGCTATATCGTCATCGGCAAGGATACCGATGGCATGAGCCGGCCGATGGATTTCGGTCTCACCGCGCCGCTGGAGAGGAAGAAGGTCGAATTCATCGGCCGTCGCTCGCTGGTGACGGAGGATGCCGCACGCGCTGACAGGAGGCAGTTCGTCGGGTTGGAAGCGGTCGACGACAAGGGCATCCTGCCCACGGGCGCGCATGGGATCGAACGCAGTGCCGGCGGTGTTCGCAGCACCGGCTATGTCACGTCGAGCTACTTCAGTCCCGCCCTGCAGAAGCCGATCGCGCTCGGACTGATCGAACGCGGTCTCTCCCGCATTAGCGATGTCATCGAGTTGCAGCACTTGCGGGAGCTGCGTCGTGCCCGCATCGTCTCTCCAGGCGTTTTCGACGTGGAAGGAGGCCGCCTCCATGCTTGA
- a CDS encoding sarcosine oxidase subunit delta: MQLFPCPFCGPRSESEFHFGGDAGNHRPEGFRDVTDGQWAAYLHERNNLRGPANEIWMHMTCGEVFRMERDTVHHGVTQSFALIEGGSDDGMAH, encoded by the coding sequence ATGCAGCTTTTCCCATGCCCCTTCTGCGGACCACGAAGCGAGAGCGAATTCCATTTCGGCGGTGATGCCGGGAATCATCGTCCGGAAGGCTTCCGCGATGTGACGGACGGTCAGTGGGCCGCGTACCTGCACGAACGCAACAACCTGCGCGGACCGGCAAATGAAATCTGGATGCACATGACCTGTGGCGAGGTGTTCCGCATGGAGCGCGATACCGTGCACCACGGCGTCACGCAGTCCTTTGCGTTGATCGAGGGAGGCAGCGATGACGGCATGGCGCACTGA
- a CDS encoding sarcosine oxidase subunit beta family protein: MTRHYSALSLFKEGLSGQQGWQKAWRSPEPKSRYDVLIIGGGGHGLATAYYLAKTHNIRNVAVIEKGWLGGGNTGRNTTVVRSNYFFPESTAIYDLALRLYETLGRDLNYNVMLSQRGILTLAHSEGEMEMAARNVNAMQINGTDAELFGIEDVRRVLPLLNLSPEARYPVFGGAWQGRAGTARHDAVAWGYARAADQLGVDIIQSCEVEEFLVEGGRCRGVKTNRGEVRADRVAMVVAGHSSHLAAKAGFRLPLTSYALQACVSEPIKPALDTVVLSPSTGTYVSQSDKGEIVIGGGLDRVPSYGQRGNLPMLEEVISGLLEMFPSFRQLRLMRQWAGIVDVTPDSSPILGESPLPGLFLNCGWGTGGFKAIPAGGTLLAHLLATGKHHDISRPFDLDRFARGRLIDEAAGSGIAH; this comes from the coding sequence ATGACAAGGCACTATTCGGCGCTTTCGCTCTTCAAGGAAGGCCTCTCCGGACAGCAGGGCTGGCAGAAGGCCTGGCGCTCCCCCGAGCCGAAGTCGCGCTACGACGTTCTCATCATCGGTGGCGGCGGCCATGGCCTGGCAACTGCCTACTACCTCGCCAAAACGCACAACATCCGCAATGTCGCCGTTATCGAGAAGGGCTGGCTGGGCGGAGGTAACACCGGGCGCAATACGACAGTCGTGCGCTCCAACTATTTCTTCCCCGAGAGTACGGCGATCTACGACCTGGCACTCCGCCTCTATGAGACGTTGGGCCGAGATCTCAACTACAATGTCATGCTGTCCCAGCGCGGCATCCTCACGCTCGCCCACAGCGAGGGCGAGATGGAGATGGCGGCCAGGAACGTCAATGCCATGCAGATCAACGGCACGGATGCCGAGCTTTTCGGGATAGAGGACGTGCGCCGTGTCCTGCCGCTGCTCAACCTCTCGCCGGAAGCACGCTATCCGGTTTTCGGCGGCGCCTGGCAGGGAAGGGCGGGCACGGCGCGGCACGATGCGGTCGCCTGGGGTTATGCGCGCGCCGCCGACCAACTCGGCGTCGATATCATCCAGTCCTGCGAGGTCGAGGAGTTCCTCGTCGAGGGCGGGCGATGCCGCGGGGTAAAGACGAACAGGGGCGAGGTCCGCGCCGACCGGGTCGCCATGGTCGTCGCCGGGCATTCCTCGCATCTCGCCGCCAAGGCTGGGTTCCGCCTGCCGCTCACCTCGTATGCCTTGCAGGCCTGCGTTTCCGAGCCGATCAAGCCGGCGCTCGATACGGTCGTGCTGTCACCTTCGACCGGCACCTACGTCAGCCAGTCGGACAAGGGCGAAATCGTCATCGGCGGCGGCCTCGACCGTGTTCCCTCCTATGGCCAGCGCGGCAACCTGCCGATGCTGGAAGAGGTGATCTCGGGCCTCCTCGAAATGTTTCCGAGCTTCCGGCAACTCCGGTTGATGCGACAGTGGGCCGGTATCGTCGACGTCACGCCGGATTCCTCGCCGATCCTCGGGGAAAGCCCGCTGCCGGGTCTTTTCCTCAACTGCGGGTGGGGAACCGGCGGCTTCAAGGCGATCCCGGCTGGCGGCACGCTGCTCGCCCATCTTCTGGCCACCGGAAAACACCACGACATCAGCCGGCCCTTCGATCTCGACCGTTTCGCGCGCGGACGATTGATCGACGAGGCGGCTGGCTCCGGCATCGCTCACTAG